In the genome of Leptospira koniambonensis, one region contains:
- the hemB gene encoding porphobilinogen synthase: MSSESLLGLRRNRLNTPLRNLVSSESLNPKKLVQPLFVTESLKSPEKMSSLPGVFRDSQESILSQVESDLKNGVEHFLLFLVPEKKSDDSIPKSFYKNVIGNIKSKFPEAFLWVDTCLCSLTTHGHCGLLDPKGRIDNVSSVKRLSELALCYAESGADGISPSDMMDGRIRSHRSILDSNGFQHVPIMSYSTKFKSHFYGPFREAAESAPGHGDRSSYQIDVRNREDSILSSIRDTEEGADLLMVKPGMTSIDLILPIKEQTGLPVGAYQVSGEYASLAMLAENGFCKFEDALKETWQVFSRAGASYLITYAARRGKEILG, encoded by the coding sequence ATGAGTTCCGAGAGTTTGTTGGGCCTGAGAAGAAATCGTCTCAATACTCCGCTCAGAAATTTGGTGTCTTCGGAAAGTTTGAATCCTAAAAAACTGGTTCAGCCTTTATTCGTAACTGAAAGTTTAAAGTCTCCAGAAAAAATGTCGTCTTTGCCTGGAGTATTTCGCGACAGCCAAGAATCTATTCTGTCTCAAGTGGAATCTGATCTGAAGAATGGCGTAGAACATTTTCTACTATTTTTGGTTCCCGAGAAAAAGTCGGATGATTCTATTCCGAAATCATTTTATAAAAATGTAATTGGTAATATTAAATCTAAATTCCCGGAGGCTTTTCTCTGGGTGGATACATGTCTTTGTTCTTTGACCACTCATGGTCATTGTGGACTTTTGGATCCGAAAGGTAGAATAGACAATGTATCTTCTGTCAAAAGACTTTCTGAGCTTGCTCTTTGTTATGCAGAGTCAGGTGCGGATGGTATCTCCCCTTCTGATATGATGGATGGCAGAATTAGAAGTCACAGAAGTATTCTGGATTCTAATGGTTTTCAGCATGTTCCGATCATGAGTTATTCTACAAAATTTAAGAGCCATTTTTATGGTCCATTCAGAGAAGCAGCAGAATCTGCTCCTGGTCATGGAGACCGTTCTTCTTACCAAATAGATGTTAGAAATAGAGAAGATTCTATTCTTTCTTCTATCAGGGACACGGAAGAAGGCGCAGATCTTCTGATGGTCAAACCTGGTATGACTTCTATCGATCTTATCTTACCGATCAAAGAACAAACTGGATTGCCTGTGGGTGCTTACCAAGTGAGCGGAGAATATGCATCTCTCGCAATGCTTGCAGAAAACGGATTTTGCAAATTTGAAGATGCTCTTAAGGAAACATGGCAAGTGTTTTCCAGAGCAGGTGCATCTTATCTGATTACATACGCAGCAAGAAGAGGAAAGGAGATTTTAGGCTGA